In Streptomyces sp. 840.1, one DNA window encodes the following:
- the ectA gene encoding diaminobutyrate acetyltransferase — protein sequence MEDGAAIWRIARDSKVLDLNSSYSYLLWCRDFAATSVVARDETGSPVAFVTGYIRPDRPETLVVWQVAVDHGHRGTGLAAKLLDELTSRVAAHQGLASLETTITPDNTASDRLFTSYAQRHDVALEREVLFDGGLFPEGTHLPEVLYRIGPFHA from the coding sequence GTGGAGGACGGAGCCGCGATCTGGCGCATAGCCCGCGACTCCAAGGTCCTGGACCTCAACTCCTCGTACAGCTACCTGCTGTGGTGCCGTGACTTCGCGGCGACCTCCGTGGTCGCCCGCGACGAGACCGGCAGCCCGGTCGCCTTCGTGACCGGGTACATCAGGCCAGACCGCCCCGAGACGCTCGTCGTCTGGCAGGTGGCCGTCGACCACGGCCACCGCGGCACGGGCCTGGCGGCGAAGCTGCTGGACGAGCTGACCTCACGGGTCGCCGCACACCAGGGCCTGGCCTCGCTCGAGACGACCATCACACCGGACAACACCGCGTCGGACCGCCTTTTCACGTCCTACGCCCAGCGCCACGACGTGGCGCTGGAGCGCGAGGTGCTCTTCGACGGCGGCCTGTTCCCGGAGGGCACTCATCTGCCGGAAGTGCTCTACCGCATAGGCCCGTTCCACGCCTGA
- a CDS encoding alanine--glyoxylate aminotransferase family protein, with protein MTHPFLDLSPLTAAHFASIERRVARLLATEQDVVITQGEALLPLEGCIRGGARPGSTALNVVTGPYGQTFGNWLRDCGTEVVDLAVPFHTAVTAEQVAQALDANPEIDFVSLVHAEAATGNTNPVAEIGEVVRAHGALFMLDAVASVGAEPLLPDAWGVDLCVIGAQKAMGGPAGVSAVSVSARAWERLAANPQAPRRSYLSLLDWKERWIDGGRKALPHAPAQLEMLALEACTERIEAEGLDAVMARHAAAAAATRAGALALGGGLAPYVREAKDAAPVATTLRAPQGVDAAGLVARALSEDPSLPLIAGGGALAGEMIRVNHYGVDATRGAVLSSLAALGAALADAGRQVNFEAARKAVSETWPSE; from the coding sequence GTGACGCACCCCTTCCTCGACCTCAGCCCGCTCACCGCCGCGCATTTCGCGTCGATCGAGCGGCGGGTGGCCCGGCTGCTGGCCACCGAGCAGGATGTCGTCATCACGCAGGGCGAGGCCCTGCTCCCCCTCGAAGGCTGCATCCGGGGCGGCGCCCGGCCCGGGTCGACCGCCCTGAACGTGGTGACGGGTCCCTACGGGCAGACCTTCGGCAACTGGCTGCGCGACTGCGGCACCGAGGTCGTCGACCTGGCGGTGCCCTTCCACACCGCCGTCACCGCCGAACAGGTAGCGCAGGCGCTGGACGCCAACCCGGAGATCGACTTCGTCTCGCTGGTGCACGCGGAGGCGGCGACCGGCAACACCAACCCGGTCGCGGAGATCGGTGAGGTCGTGCGCGCGCACGGGGCGCTGTTCATGCTGGACGCCGTGGCCTCGGTGGGCGCCGAGCCGCTGCTGCCGGACGCGTGGGGCGTCGACCTGTGCGTGATCGGCGCGCAGAAGGCGATGGGCGGCCCGGCCGGGGTGTCCGCGGTGTCGGTGAGCGCCCGCGCCTGGGAGCGGCTGGCGGCCAACCCGCAGGCCCCGCGCCGCTCCTACCTCTCGCTGCTGGACTGGAAGGAGCGCTGGATCGACGGTGGGCGCAAGGCGCTGCCGCATGCACCGGCCCAGCTGGAGATGCTGGCCCTGGAGGCCTGCACGGAGCGGATCGAGGCGGAGGGCCTGGACGCCGTCATGGCCCGGCACGCCGCCGCGGCTGCGGCCACCCGGGCCGGCGCGCTCGCGCTGGGCGGCGGGCTGGCCCCGTACGTGCGTGAGGCGAAGGACGCCGCACCGGTGGCGACCACGCTGCGCGCTCCGCAGGGCGTGGACGCCGCGGGCCTGGTGGCGCGGGCACTGTCCGAGGACCCCTCGCTGCCGCTGATCGCGGGCGGCGGGGCGCTGGCCGGGGAGATGATCCGGGTCAATCACTACGGGGTGGACGCGACGCGGGGCGCGGTGCTCTCCTCGCTCGCTGCTCTGGGGGCGGCGCTGGCCGATGCGGGCCGGCAGGTCAATTTCGAAGCTGCCCGCAAGGCGGTTTCGGAAACCTGGCCCAGCGAATAA
- a CDS encoding amidohydrolase family protein, protein MLHVKGRVLVGPEEVRDELWAVDGRVTYERPPGADGATVLTGWTLPGLVDAHCHVGLDHHGAVDTATTEKQAVDDREAGALLLRDAGSPADTRWIDDREDLPKIIRAGRHIARTRRYTRNYAYEIEPDELVAYVAQEARRGDGWVKLVGDWIDREVGDLTACWPREAVGAAIEEAHRLGARVTAHCFAEDSLRDLVEAGIDCVEHATGLTEETVPLFAERGVAIVPTLVNIATFPSLARGGDAKYPRWSAHMRRLHERRYDTVGAAYDAGVPVFVGTDAGGVLAHGLVADEVAELVKAGIPALEALSAAAWGARAWLGRPGLEEGAPADLVVYDEDPRADVRVLAAPRRVVLNGRVIG, encoded by the coding sequence GTGCTGCATGTGAAGGGGCGGGTGCTCGTCGGACCCGAAGAGGTCAGGGACGAACTCTGGGCGGTCGACGGGCGCGTCACATACGAGCGGCCCCCCGGCGCGGACGGGGCGACCGTCCTCACCGGCTGGACGCTGCCGGGGCTGGTCGACGCCCACTGCCACGTCGGGCTCGACCACCACGGGGCCGTCGACACGGCGACCACCGAGAAGCAGGCCGTCGACGACCGGGAGGCCGGCGCGCTGCTCCTGCGCGACGCGGGTTCGCCCGCCGACACCCGGTGGATCGACGACCGCGAGGACCTCCCGAAGATCATCCGGGCCGGCCGCCACATCGCCAGGACCCGGCGCTACACCAGGAACTACGCGTACGAGATCGAGCCGGACGAGCTTGTCGCGTACGTGGCGCAGGAGGCGCGCCGCGGCGACGGCTGGGTGAAGCTGGTCGGGGACTGGATCGACCGGGAGGTGGGCGACCTGACCGCCTGCTGGCCGCGCGAGGCGGTCGGGGCCGCCATCGAGGAGGCACACCGGCTGGGCGCCAGGGTCACCGCGCACTGCTTCGCGGAGGACTCGCTGCGCGATCTCGTCGAGGCCGGGATCGACTGCGTCGAGCACGCGACCGGGCTCACCGAGGAGACCGTCCCGCTCTTCGCCGAGCGCGGGGTGGCGATCGTCCCGACGCTGGTCAACATCGCCACCTTCCCCTCGCTGGCGCGCGGCGGCGACGCCAAGTACCCGCGCTGGTCGGCCCATATGCGCCGGCTGCACGAGCGGCGTTACGACACGGTGGGCGCCGCCTACGACGCCGGGGTCCCCGTCTTCGTGGGCACCGACGCGGGCGGGGTGCTGGCCCACGGGCTGGTGGCCGACGAGGTCGCGGAACTGGTGAAGGCGGGCATCCCGGCCCTGGAGGCGCTGTCCGCGGCGGCCTGGGGCGCCCGCGCGTGGCTCGGGCGGCCGGGGCTGGAGGAGGGGGCCCCGGCGGACCTGGTGGTGTACGACGAGGACCCGCGGGCGGACGTGCGCGTGCTGGCCGCGCCCCGCAGGGTCGTGCTGAACGGACGGGTGATCGGCTGA
- a CDS encoding SCO1860 family LAETG-anchored protein, whose product MNSNTFRLAALAVAAAPVALLVAVPAQAATATTAATTGGGKASAVVLRTALDVSLLNKTIDVPLRTTLNEVHAPATKKETALSVRLDGVEHGQPVKVLRADVATANATVDKHRAEGYTNIAKARLHLPGLPLLSLIEVEQITTKAVCEVGHRPVAEANVLGHVKVLGRRVTLTTGGTTEIKVPGVGEVALDLAKTDTTSRTAAATALRLKVSVNPLKLNVADVQGEVTLAEATCETPKAPKPGGSTGGSSDGGSSNGGSSDGGSSDGGSDNGGSSDGGSSTNGSGSSGSSGTSGSGGSSGNGGSSSSTSGHSGGDSGGDVKTQTGTGNAPAATDADLAETGSSSTTPYIAGGAALLLAAGAGAMVVARRRSQN is encoded by the coding sequence TTGAACAGCAACACCTTCCGCCTCGCTGCCCTTGCGGTCGCCGCCGCTCCCGTCGCGCTGCTGGTCGCCGTCCCGGCCCAGGCCGCCACCGCGACCACCGCCGCGACCACCGGCGGCGGGAAGGCGAGCGCGGTAGTGCTCCGCACCGCACTCGACGTCTCGCTCCTGAACAAGACGATCGATGTCCCGCTCAGGACCACGCTCAACGAGGTACACGCCCCGGCCACCAAGAAGGAGACCGCGCTCAGCGTGCGGCTCGACGGCGTGGAGCACGGACAGCCGGTCAAGGTCCTGCGCGCGGATGTCGCGACGGCGAACGCGACCGTCGACAAGCACCGTGCCGAGGGCTACACGAACATCGCGAAGGCCCGGCTCCACCTGCCCGGACTGCCGTTGCTCTCGCTGATCGAGGTCGAGCAGATCACCACGAAGGCGGTCTGCGAGGTGGGCCACCGGCCGGTGGCCGAGGCGAACGTGCTGGGGCATGTGAAGGTGCTCGGCCGGCGCGTCACCCTCACCACCGGAGGCACCACCGAGATCAAGGTGCCCGGTGTCGGTGAGGTGGCGCTCGACCTGGCGAAGACGGACACCACCTCGCGCACCGCGGCGGCCACGGCGCTCCGGCTGAAGGTCTCGGTCAACCCGCTCAAGCTCAACGTCGCCGATGTGCAGGGCGAGGTCACGCTCGCCGAGGCCACCTGCGAGACCCCGAAGGCGCCCAAGCCGGGCGGCTCCACCGGCGGCTCTTCGGACGGCGGCTCCTCGAACGGTGGTTCGTCCGACGGTGGTTCGTCCGACGGTGGTTCCGACAACGGTGGTTCGTCCGACGGGGGCTCCAGCACCAACGGCTCCGGCAGCTCCGGCAGCTCCGGCACTTCGGGCAGCGGGGGCAGCTCGGGCAACGGGGGCAGCAGCAGTTCCACCTCCGGTCACTCCGGTGGTGACTCCGGCGGCGATGTGAAGACGCAGACCGGCACCGGCAACGCCCCCGCGGCCACCGACGCCGACCTCGCCGAGACGGGCTCCAGCTCCACCACGCCGTACATCGCCGGTGGCGCGGCCCTGCTGCTGGCAGCCGGCGCGGGCGCCATGGTCGTGGCCAGGCGGCGTTCGCAGAACTGA
- a CDS encoding ZIP family metal transporter: protein MAVFVALGAFLMTLAGGWVAQRVTDRRHLVLGFAGGLMLGVVGLDLLPEAIEAAGGLVFGVPAALLLFVGGFLVAHLVERLLAVRQAAHGAGEERVPQVGLTAAAAMVGHSLMDGVALGAAFQVGGGMGAAVALAVITHDFADGFNTYTITSLYGNARRKALTMLYADAAAPVIGAATTLLFTLPAELLGCYLGFFGGALLYLAAAEILPEAHHDHPARSTLLWTIAGVGFIWLVVGIAD from the coding sequence ATGGCGGTGTTCGTCGCGCTCGGCGCGTTCCTGATGACCCTGGCCGGTGGCTGGGTCGCCCAGCGCGTCACCGACCGCCGCCACCTCGTACTCGGCTTCGCCGGCGGACTGATGCTCGGCGTGGTCGGCCTGGACCTGCTGCCGGAGGCGATCGAGGCCGCCGGCGGCCTGGTCTTCGGGGTACCGGCGGCCCTGCTGCTGTTCGTCGGGGGCTTCCTGGTCGCCCACCTGGTGGAGCGGCTGCTCGCGGTGCGCCAGGCCGCGCACGGGGCGGGCGAGGAACGGGTGCCCCAGGTCGGGCTGACGGCGGCGGCGGCGATGGTCGGCCACAGCCTGATGGACGGCGTGGCGCTCGGCGCGGCCTTCCAGGTCGGCGGCGGCATGGGCGCGGCCGTCGCACTCGCCGTCATCACCCACGACTTCGCGGACGGCTTCAACACCTACACGATCACCAGCCTGTACGGGAACGCGCGCCGCAAGGCCCTCACGATGCTCTACGCGGACGCGGCTGCGCCCGTCATCGGTGCGGCGACGACGCTGCTGTTCACCCTTCCGGCGGAACTCCTCGGCTGCTATCTCGGTTTCTTCGGCGGAGCGCTGCTCTACCTCGCCGCCGCCGAGATCCTGCCCGAGGCGCACCACGACCACCCGGCCCGTTCCACCCTGCTCTGGACGATCGCCGGAGTGGGCTTCATCTGGCTGGTCGTGGGCATCGCGGACTGA
- a CDS encoding cobyrinate a,c-diamide synthase codes for MVTIPRLVIAAPSSGSGKTTVATGLMAAFAGRGLAVSGHKVGPDYIDPGYHTLATGRPGRNLDAYMCGPQLIAPLFAHGALGCDLAVVEGVMGLYDGASGLGELASTAHVAKLLRAPVVLVVDASSQSRSVAALVHGFASWDPHVRIGGVILNKVGSDRHEALLREALEESGVPVLGALRRAGQLAVPSRHLGLVPVAERRGDAVAAVAAMAGQVLAGCDLDGLMALARSAPPVTGEVWDAAGAVDAAGGSDRSAAPDPAPQTPAGLSSPPEGPRGAGARVAVASGAAFTFSYAEHSELLTAAGAEVVPFDPLRDEALPEGTSGLVIGGGFPEVYGPGLSANEPLRKAVAELAASGAPVAAECAGLLYLARSLDGLPMCGVLDAEGRMSQRLTLGYREAVALSDSALAAAGTRMRGHEFHRTVLEPGAGDRPAWGMHRPEKRVEGYVHRGVHASYLHTHWASAPGTALRFVQRCREVPAELAPGDGAPGAAR; via the coding sequence GTGGTGACGATTCCGCGCCTGGTCATAGCCGCGCCGTCGTCCGGCAGCGGCAAGACCACCGTCGCGACGGGTCTGATGGCCGCCTTCGCCGGGCGCGGACTCGCCGTGTCCGGGCACAAGGTGGGGCCCGACTACATCGACCCGGGCTACCACACCCTCGCCACGGGGCGGCCGGGGCGCAATCTCGACGCGTACATGTGCGGGCCGCAGCTGATCGCCCCGCTGTTCGCGCACGGGGCACTGGGCTGTGACCTGGCGGTCGTCGAGGGCGTGATGGGGCTGTACGACGGAGCCTCGGGGCTCGGCGAGCTGGCGTCCACCGCGCATGTCGCGAAGCTGCTGCGAGCGCCGGTGGTGCTGGTCGTGGACGCGTCGTCGCAGTCCCGGTCGGTGGCGGCGCTGGTGCACGGTTTCGCCTCGTGGGACCCGCATGTGCGGATCGGCGGGGTGATCCTGAACAAGGTCGGCTCGGACCGGCACGAGGCGCTGCTGCGCGAGGCCCTGGAGGAGTCCGGGGTGCCGGTGCTGGGGGCGCTGCGGCGGGCCGGGCAACTGGCGGTGCCGTCGCGGCACCTCGGCCTGGTGCCGGTGGCGGAGCGGCGGGGCGACGCGGTGGCCGCTGTCGCGGCGATGGCGGGGCAGGTGCTGGCCGGGTGCGACCTGGACGGGCTGATGGCCCTGGCGCGGTCGGCGCCGCCGGTGACGGGTGAGGTGTGGGACGCGGCGGGGGCGGTGGACGCGGCGGGCGGCTCTGACCGGAGCGCCGCCCCGGACCCGGCTCCCCAGACGCCGGCAGGGCTGAGCAGCCCGCCGGAGGGGCCGCGTGGGGCCGGGGCGCGTGTCGCCGTTGCCTCCGGGGCCGCGTTCACCTTCTCCTACGCCGAGCACAGTGAGCTGCTGACCGCCGCCGGGGCCGAGGTGGTGCCGTTCGATCCGCTGCGGGACGAGGCACTGCCCGAAGGGACTTCGGGGCTGGTCATCGGGGGCGGTTTCCCCGAGGTGTACGGGCCCGGTCTGTCGGCCAACGAGCCGTTGCGCAAGGCCGTCGCGGAGCTGGCGGCGTCCGGGGCTCCGGTGGCCGCCGAGTGTGCGGGGCTGCTCTACCTGGCGCGGTCGCTCGACGGGCTGCCGATGTGCGGGGTGCTGGACGCCGAGGGGCGGATGTCCCAGCGGCTGACGCTCGGCTACCGGGAGGCCGTGGCACTGTCCGACAGCGCGCTCGCGGCCGCCGGCACCCGGATGCGCGGGCACGAGTTCCACCGCACCGTGCTGGAGCCGGGCGCCGGGGACCGGCCGGCGTGGGGCATGCACCGGCCGGAGAAGCGCGTGGAGGGGTACGTGCACCGGGGCGTGCACGCGAGCTACCTGCACACCCACTGGGCCTCGGCGCCCGGTACGGCCCTCCGGTTCGTCCAGCGGTGCCGGGAGGTCCCGGCGGAACTCGCGCCGGGCGACGGCGCACCGGGCGCGGCGCGGTGA
- the cobO gene encoding cob(I)yrinic acid a,c-diamide adenosyltransferase, with product MPQGQPVSVPDDGLTTRQRRNRPLLMVHTGIGKGKSTAAFGLALRAWNQGWPVGVFQFVKSAKWKVGEENALKVLGASGEGGPVVWHKMGEGWSWVQRDQQLDNEAAAREGWEQVKRDLAAETHRLYVLDEFAYPMHWGWVDTDEVVQVLRERPGSQHVVITGRNAPAALLDAADLVTDMSKVKHPMDAGQKGQRGIEW from the coding sequence GTGCCGCAGGGACAGCCGGTAAGTGTGCCGGACGACGGACTCACCACCCGGCAGCGCCGCAACCGGCCGCTGCTGATGGTGCACACCGGCATCGGCAAGGGGAAGTCGACGGCGGCCTTCGGGCTGGCGCTGCGCGCCTGGAATCAGGGGTGGCCGGTCGGCGTCTTCCAGTTCGTGAAGTCCGCGAAGTGGAAGGTCGGTGAGGAGAACGCGCTGAAGGTGCTCGGCGCGAGCGGCGAGGGCGGGCCCGTCGTCTGGCACAAGATGGGCGAGGGCTGGTCCTGGGTCCAGCGCGACCAGCAGCTGGACAACGAGGCGGCGGCCCGCGAGGGCTGGGAGCAGGTCAAGCGCGACCTCGCCGCCGAGACGCACCGGCTCTACGTGCTCGACGAGTTCGCCTACCCGATGCACTGGGGCTGGGTCGACACCGACGAGGTGGTCCAGGTGCTGCGCGAGCGGCCCGGCTCGCAGCACGTCGTGATCACCGGGCGCAATGCGCCCGCCGCGCTGCTGGACGCGGCGGACCTGGTGACCGACATGTCGAAGGTCAAGCACCCGATGGACGCCGGGCAGAAGGGCCAGAGGGGCATCGAGTGGTGA
- a CDS encoding putative cobaltochelatase produces the protein MSTPYPFTAIVGQDDLRLGLLLNAVSPAVGGVLVRGEKGTAKSTAVRALAALMPEVAVVPGCRFSCDPASPDPACPDGPHEPAPGVSRAARTVELPVGASEDRLVGALDIERALAEGVKAFEPGLLADAHRGILYVDEVNLLHDHLVDLLLDAAAMGASYVEREGVSVRHAARFLLVGTMNPEEGELRPQLLDRFGLTVEVAASRETDLRVEVVRRRLAYDDDPAAFAARWAEEEGTLRDRITAARALLPQVRLGDGALRQIAATCAAFEVDGMRADIVMARTATALAAWAGRTDVQAEDVRQAALLALPHRRRRNPFDAPGLDEDKLDDTLEQNRGEDEDPDPDGPGGGAPPPQGDGPDAPPQPEGGADDTPEGAGPEQSVPEQGKEREPGQGQPAGGGEQQPVRAGEPFRTKMLSVPGLGEGAAGRRSRARTEHGRTTGARRPQGALTKLHLAATVQAAAPHQRARGRSGPGLVVRRDDLRQATREGREGNLVLFVVDASGSMAARQRMTAVKGAVLSLLMDAYQRRDKVGLITFRGKEAAVVLPPTSSVDAAAARLETLPTGGRTPVAAGLLKAHDVLRVERLRDPSRRPLLVVVTDGRATGGPEPVALAARAARLHEAEGIASVVVDCEAGPVRLGLAAGLAAELGGTAVTLDELRADSIAGLVKDVQGDNRRAA, from the coding sequence GTGAGTACGCCGTACCCCTTCACCGCCATCGTCGGGCAGGACGATCTCCGGCTCGGCCTGCTGCTCAACGCCGTCTCGCCGGCCGTCGGCGGGGTGCTGGTGCGGGGCGAGAAGGGCACCGCCAAGTCCACCGCCGTGCGCGCGCTGGCCGCGCTGATGCCGGAGGTGGCCGTCGTCCCGGGGTGCCGTTTCTCCTGCGACCCGGCATCGCCCGACCCGGCGTGTCCCGACGGCCCGCACGAGCCGGCGCCCGGCGTGTCGCGGGCGGCGCGGACGGTCGAGCTGCCCGTCGGCGCGTCCGAGGACCGGCTCGTCGGCGCCCTGGACATCGAACGGGCGCTGGCCGAGGGCGTGAAGGCCTTCGAGCCGGGGCTCCTCGCGGACGCCCACCGCGGCATCCTGTACGTGGACGAGGTCAACCTCCTCCACGACCACCTGGTCGACCTGCTGCTGGACGCGGCCGCCATGGGCGCCTCGTACGTGGAGCGCGAAGGCGTCTCCGTACGGCATGCCGCGCGCTTCCTGCTCGTCGGGACGATGAACCCGGAGGAGGGCGAGCTCAGGCCGCAGCTCCTGGACCGGTTCGGGCTGACCGTCGAGGTCGCCGCCTCGCGTGAGACCGACCTGCGGGTCGAGGTGGTGCGCCGGCGGCTCGCCTACGACGACGACCCGGCCGCCTTCGCCGCCCGGTGGGCCGAGGAGGAGGGGACGCTGCGGGACCGGATCACGGCCGCGCGGGCACTGCTGCCGCAAGTGCGGCTCGGTGACGGGGCGTTGCGGCAGATCGCGGCCACCTGCGCGGCCTTCGAGGTCGACGGGATGCGGGCCGACATCGTCATGGCCAGGACCGCCACGGCACTGGCCGCCTGGGCGGGGCGCACCGACGTCCAGGCCGAGGACGTACGGCAGGCCGCGCTGCTCGCGCTCCCCCACAGGCGCCGGCGCAATCCGTTCGACGCGCCGGGGCTCGACGAGGACAAGCTCGACGACACGCTGGAGCAGAACCGCGGCGAGGACGAGGATCCGGACCCGGACGGCCCCGGTGGCGGCGCCCCGCCCCCGCAGGGCGACGGACCCGACGCACCGCCGCAGCCCGAGGGCGGCGCCGACGACACGCCCGAGGGGGCGGGGCCCGAGCAGTCCGTGCCCGAACAGGGCAAGGAGCGGGAGCCGGGACAGGGGCAGCCCGCCGGGGGCGGCGAGCAGCAGCCCGTGCGGGCCGGCGAGCCGTTCCGGACGAAGATGCTGAGCGTGCCCGGCCTGGGCGAGGGCGCGGCGGGGCGGCGCTCCCGGGCGCGTACCGAACACGGGCGTACCACCGGCGCACGGCGTCCGCAGGGCGCGCTCACCAAGCTGCACCTGGCCGCCACCGTGCAGGCCGCCGCCCCGCACCAGCGGGCGCGGGGCCGTTCGGGGCCGGGCCTGGTGGTGCGGCGGGACGATCTGCGGCAGGCCACCCGGGAGGGGCGCGAGGGCAATCTCGTGCTGTTCGTGGTGGACGCGTCGGGCTCGATGGCGGCCCGGCAGCGCATGACTGCGGTGAAGGGCGCGGTCCTCTCCCTGCTGATGGACGCCTACCAGCGGCGGGACAAGGTCGGGCTGATCACCTTCCGGGGCAAGGAGGCGGCCGTGGTGCTGCCGCCGACCTCCTCGGTGGACGCGGCCGCCGCACGGCTGGAGACGCTGCCCACCGGTGGCCGCACCCCGGTGGCCGCCGGGCTGCTGAAGGCCCATGACGTGCTGCGGGTGGAGCGGCTGCGCGATCCGTCGCGTCGGCCGCTGCTGGTCGTGGTGACCGACGGGCGCGCGACCGGCGGGCCGGAGCCGGTGGCCCTGGCCGCGCGGGCGGCCCGGCTGCACGAGGCTGAGGGCATCGCGTCCGTGGTCGTGGACTGCGAGGCGGGGCCGGTGCGGCTCGGCCTCGCGGCGGGTCTCGCGGCCGAGCTGGGCGGCACCGCCGTCACGCTCGACGAGCTGCGGGCCGACTCGATCGCCGGGCTGGTCAAGGACGTTCAGGGTGACAACAGGAGGGCCGCATAG
- a CDS encoding cobyric acid synthase, translating to MSGGLLVAGTTSDAGKSVVTAGICRWLVRQGVKVAPFKAQNMSLNSFVTREGAEIGRAQAMQAQAARVEPTALMNPVLLKPGSDRSSQVVLMGRAVGEMSARGYHGGRQEQLLSTVVDCLEQLRSTYDAVICEGAGSPAEINLRRTDIVNMGIARAARFPVVVVGDIDRGGVFASFFGTTALLAAEDQELIAGYLVNKFRGDVSLLEPGLDMLLGLTGRPTYGVLPFAHGLGIDEEDGLRVSLRGTVRESVVAPPHGEDVLRVAVCAVPLMSNFTDVDALAAEPGVVVRFVDRPEELSDADLVIVPGTRGTVKALAWLRERGLADALLRRAAEGRPVLGICGGYQILGEHIEDEVESRAGQVDALGLLPVRVRFEREKTLARPVGEALGAPVEGYEIHHGVADVRGGEPFLTDARGRRLDGCRSGAVWGTHWHGSLESDAFRRRFLTEVARAAGRRFVPAPGTCFAALREEQLDRLGDLIEEHADTDALWRLIESGAPAGLPFVPPGAPPAPGSPDVTGPRTPVPAPQPPPGPGRPSQPLESAATKEAL from the coding sequence ATGAGCGGCGGACTGCTGGTCGCCGGGACCACATCGGACGCGGGCAAGAGCGTCGTCACGGCGGGCATCTGCCGCTGGCTGGTGCGCCAGGGGGTGAAGGTCGCGCCGTTCAAGGCGCAGAACATGTCCCTCAACTCCTTCGTCACCCGCGAGGGCGCCGAGATCGGCCGGGCCCAGGCCATGCAGGCCCAGGCCGCCCGGGTGGAGCCGACCGCGCTGATGAACCCGGTACTGCTCAAGCCGGGCAGCGACCGCTCCAGCCAGGTCGTCCTGATGGGGCGCGCGGTCGGTGAGATGAGCGCCCGCGGCTACCACGGCGGCAGGCAGGAGCAGTTGCTGTCCACCGTCGTGGACTGCCTGGAGCAGCTCCGGTCCACATATGACGCGGTGATCTGCGAGGGGGCGGGCAGTCCGGCCGAGATCAACCTGCGGCGCACCGACATCGTGAACATGGGCATCGCACGGGCGGCCCGCTTCCCGGTGGTGGTCGTCGGGGACATCGACCGGGGCGGGGTCTTCGCCTCGTTCTTCGGTACGACGGCGCTGCTGGCCGCCGAGGACCAGGAACTGATCGCCGGTTACCTGGTCAACAAGTTCCGGGGTGACGTGTCACTGCTGGAGCCTGGCCTGGACATGCTGCTCGGTCTCACCGGGCGGCCGACGTACGGGGTACTGCCGTTCGCCCACGGCCTCGGCATCGACGAGGAGGACGGGCTGCGGGTCTCGCTGCGCGGCACCGTGCGCGAGTCCGTCGTCGCGCCTCCGCACGGCGAGGACGTCCTGCGCGTCGCCGTGTGCGCGGTGCCCCTGATGTCGAACTTCACCGACGTCGACGCGCTGGCCGCCGAACCCGGCGTCGTCGTGCGGTTCGTGGACCGGCCCGAGGAGCTGTCCGACGCCGATCTCGTCATCGTGCCCGGCACCCGGGGCACGGTGAAGGCGCTGGCCTGGCTGCGCGAGCGCGGCCTTGCCGACGCGCTGCTGCGGCGCGCCGCCGAGGGCCGCCCGGTCCTCGGCATCTGCGGCGGCTACCAGATCCTCGGCGAGCACATCGAGGACGAGGTGGAGTCGCGCGCCGGGCAGGTCGACGCGCTCGGCCTGCTCCCCGTACGCGTGCGGTTCGAACGCGAGAAGACCCTCGCCCGGCCGGTCGGCGAGGCGCTCGGCGCCCCCGTCGAGGGGTACGAGATCCACCACGGCGTCGCGGACGTGCGGGGCGGCGAGCCGTTCCTCACCGACGCGCGGGGCCGACGCCTGGACGGCTGCCGGTCCGGCGCGGTGTGGGGCACGCACTGGCACGGCTCGCTGGAGAGCGACGCGTTCCGCCGCCGCTTCCTGACCGAGGTCGCGCGGGCCGCGGGGCGCCGCTTCGTCCCCGCCCCCGGCACCTGCTTCGCCGCACTGCGCGAGGAGCAGCTCGACCGCCTCGGTGACCTCATCGAGGAACACGCCGACACCGACGCGCTGTGGCGGCTCATCGAGTCGGGCGCACCCGCCGGACTCCCCTTCGTCCCGCCGGGAGCGCCCCCGGCCCCCGGGAGCCCGGACGTGACGGGGCCCCGCACACCGGTCCCCGCCCCGCAGCCGCCACCGGGGCCCGGACGCCCGTCGCAACCGCTGGAATCCGCCGCCACCAAGGAGGCCCTGTGA